The Cervus elaphus chromosome 22, mCerEla1.1, whole genome shotgun sequence genome has a window encoding:
- the KCNJ4 gene encoding inward rectifier potassium channel 4 — protein sequence MHGHSRNGQAHVPRRKRRNRFVKKNGQCNVYFANLSNKSQRYMADIFTTCVDTRWRYMLMIFSAAFLVSWLFFGLLFWCIAFFHGDLEAGPAGAAAGAPAGGGGAAPVAPKPCIMHVNGFLGAFLFSVETQTTIGYGFRCVTEECPLAVIAVVVQSIVGCVIDSFMIGTIMAKMARPKKRAQTLLFSHHAVISVRDGKLCLMWRVGNLRKSHIVEAHVRAQLIKPYMTQEGEYLPLDQRDLNVGYDIGLDRIFLVSPIIIVHEIDEDSPLYGMGKEELESEDFEIVVILEGMVEATAMTTQARSSYLASEILWGHRFEPVVFEEKSHYKVDYSRFHKTYEVAGTPCCSARELQESKITVLPAPPPPPSAFCYENELALMSQEEEEMEEEAAAAAAVAAGLGLEAGSKEEAGIIRMLEFGSHLDLERMQATLPLDNISYRRESAI from the coding sequence ATGCACGGGCACAGCCGAAACGGGCAGGCCCACGTGCCCCGGCGGAAGCGCCGCAACCGCTTCGTCAAGAAGAACGGCCAATGCAATGTCTACTTCGCCAACCTGAGCAACAAGTCGCAGCGCTACATGGCGGACATCTTCACCACCTGCGTGGACACACGCTGGCGCTACATGCTCATGATCTTCTCTGCGGCCTTCCTCGTCTCCTGGCTTTTTTTCGGCCTCCTCTTCTGGTGCATCGCCTTCTTCCATGGTGACCTGGAGGCCGGCCCGGCAGGGGCCGCGGCGGGGGCCCCGGCGGGAGGCGGTGGGGCGGCACCGGTGGCCCCCAAGCCCTGCATCATGCACGTGAACGGCTTCCTGGGCGCCTTCCTCTTCTCGGTGGAGACGCAGACGACCATCGGCTACGGGTTCCGGTGCGTGACGGAGGAGTGCCCGCTGGCGGTCATTGCCGTGGTGGTCCAATCCATCGTGGGCTGCGTCATCGACTCCTTCATGATTGGCACCATCATGGCCAAGATGGCCCGGCCCAAGAAGCGGGCGCAGacgttgctgttcagtcaccatgCCGTCATCTCGGTGCGCGACGGCAAGCTCTGCCTCATGTGGCGCGTGGGCAACCTACGCAAGAGCCACATCGTGGAGGCTCACGTGCGGGCCCAGCTCATCAAGCCCTACATGACCCAGGAGGGTGAGTACCTGCCGCTGGATCAGCGGGACCTCAACGTGGGCTACGACATCGGCCTGGACCGCATCTTCCTGGTCTCGCCCATCATCATTGTCCACGAGATCGACGAGGACAGCCCGCTCTACGGCATGGGCAAGGAGGAGCTGGAGTCGGAGGACTTCGAGATCGTGGTCATCCTGGAGGGTATGGTGGAGGCCACGGCCATGACCACCCAGGCCCGCAGCTCCTACCTGGCCAGCGAGATCCTGTGGGGCCACCGCTTCGAGCCCGTGGTCTTTGAGGAGAAGAGCCACTACAAGGTGGACTACTCGCGCTTCCACAAGACCTACGAGGTGGCCGGTACACCCTGCTGCTCCGCCCGGGAGCTGCAGGAGAGCAAGATCACCGTGctgcccgccccgccgcccccgcccagTGCCTTCTGCTACGAGAACGAGCTGGCCCTCATGagccaggaggaagaggagatggaggaggaggctgCGGCCGCTGCCGCCGTGGCCGCGGGCCTGGGCCTGGAGGCGGGCTCCAAGGAGGAGGCGGGCATCATCCGGATGCTGGAGTTTGGCAGCCACCTGGATCTGGAGCGCATGCAAGCCACCCTCCCACTGGACAACATCTCCTACCGCAGGGAGTCCGCCATCTGA